In one window of Pseudooceanicola aestuarii DNA:
- a CDS encoding NYN domain-containing protein encodes MLDLVALLVLALPLLALALRRWRRGRRAYVVVDGSNVMHWKTGAPDPACLREVITHLAAQNLVVTVIFDANVGYKLRGTYMDDAALARVLRLPAAHVQVAPRGTPADPMILAAARRLRARVVSDDRFRDWAEDYPEVTRPGLLWRGGFRRGRLWLDPAH; translated from the coding sequence ATGTTGGATCTGGTCGCTCTCCTGGTGTTGGCGCTGCCCCTGCTGGCGCTGGCCTTGCGGCGCTGGCGTCGGGGCCGGCGCGCCTATGTCGTGGTGGACGGGTCCAACGTGATGCACTGGAAAACCGGCGCCCCCGATCCGGCCTGCCTGCGCGAGGTGATCACCCACCTGGCCGCGCAGAACCTGGTGGTCACGGTGATCTTTGACGCCAACGTCGGCTACAAGCTGCGCGGAACCTACATGGACGATGCCGCCCTGGCGCGAGTGCTGCGACTGCCGGCCGCCCATGTGCAGGTGGCGCCGCGAGGCACTCCGGCGGACCCGATGATCCTGGCGGCGGCCCGGCGATTGCGCGCCCGCGTGGTCAGCGACGACAGGTTCCGCGACTGGGCGGAGGATTACCCCGAAGTCACACGGCCCGGCCTGTTGTGGCGCGGCGGCTTTCGGCGCGGAAGACTGTGGCTGGACCCCGCGCACTGA
- a CDS encoding glutathione S-transferase family protein — MKLYDFSHAPNCRRVRVFAAEKGLDLECVPVDMTKREQMSDDYARINDRMLLPMLELEDGTRLHESGAICRYLEEMHPEPPLFGTDPLERARVEAWNRRVELEGLTAAAEVLRNASRHFADRALPGPRNYAQIPELAERGRQRLDVFYDALDRQLGETPYLAGDRFSIADILALVVVDFAASAGRHPAPEGAANLGRWHADVSARPSAKA; from the coding sequence ATGAAACTATACGATTTTTCCCATGCGCCGAATTGTCGGCGGGTGAGGGTCTTTGCCGCCGAAAAGGGTCTGGACCTGGAATGCGTCCCCGTCGACATGACCAAGCGGGAGCAGATGTCGGACGATTACGCCCGCATCAACGACCGCATGTTGCTGCCTATGCTGGAACTGGAAGACGGCACGCGCCTGCATGAATCGGGGGCGATCTGCCGCTACCTTGAGGAGATGCACCCCGAGCCGCCCCTGTTCGGAACCGACCCGCTGGAGCGTGCGCGGGTCGAGGCCTGGAACCGCCGGGTGGAGCTGGAGGGGCTGACGGCCGCCGCCGAGGTGCTGCGCAATGCGTCCCGTCACTTTGCCGACCGTGCCCTGCCCGGCCCGCGCAACTACGCCCAGATCCCGGAGTTGGCGGAACGCGGGCGCCAGCGGCTGGACGTGTTCTACGACGCGCTTGACCGGCAATTGGGAGAGACCCCCTACCTGGCCGGAGACCGGTTCAGCATCGCCGATATCCTGGCGCTGGTGGTGGTCGATTTCGCCGCATCCGCCGGACGGCACCCGGCGCCCGAAGGCGCGGCCAACCTGGGGCGCTGGCATGCCGACGTCTCGGCCCGGCCATCGGCCAAGGCCTAG
- a CDS encoding DEAD/DEAH box helicase: MQLKTYQKATLDTLDAFFARALATGPAEAFQHAVDEQEKLARLESRIPEPRTYKPLEALPDVPYVPTGGGKTLLAAETIRLATRSYPRRTWPLTLWFVPSDAIKSQTVDALKDRTHPYRRRLDENFGGHVRVFDITEFEMLRPQDLARSACVVVSTIQAFRVANTSGRKVYSHHEELEPHFSGVPTDGMEVVSPEEAAENDMLTEGAVKFSFANLLYHQRPLMIVDEAHNAVSGLTREVQARIRPAAIVEFTATPRGRNNILHSVTASALKDEEMIKLPIRVRPHDDWREAVTGAVATRNMLEEKAKRDRNHIRPVVLYQAQARNGHPTVAELKKYLIEEKLIPEDRIKIATGEQRELDGVNLRDPAEQTRHVITVDALKEGWDCPSAYVLCATQRLQSRGAVEQLLGRVLRMPYAARRKNAALNCAYAHVSEPSFREAAQALTDKLIDMGFTDEEVRESLKPRGVEQNDQGDLFDPDPVRPKPVLQFTVPDSQDARERLNGWQDEGVDYIQRDDGTLVVGVKGEVTDEIAQGVREITREEDHAHFDAQLEKHRATVEASRTLAQKGHVIEIPQLLVELVGETFLAETDAIMERVDWSLDRHPARLTEQELSFHKSQDVIEIDLEGEKLVYSRMTEEQPILSGLHAPSDADLEASLVQWLERECRVPDVPQAEMLPWMAAIVADLVTNREVSIRTLIDWQHQIAARIRWKIQVIRNEEKTRAHQMALFDDQAKPTWSDSNVVRFDDTIYQNVPTQTIGAFRFNRHLLGADRAPLIDGDLNGEEFQCAWSLDSLEEVDVWVRNVARHPDSFSLPRVGRRFYPDFVAKLRDGRIFVVEYKGEHLIGAPEAREKDAIGRIWARTTGNVFLMVRKVAHGVEMADQMRNALTK; the protein is encoded by the coding sequence ATGCAGCTCAAGACCTACCAGAAGGCCACGCTGGACACCCTCGACGCCTTCTTCGCCCGCGCCCTCGCCACCGGCCCCGCTGAGGCCTTCCAGCACGCCGTGGACGAGCAGGAGAAGCTTGCCCGCCTCGAGAGTCGCATACCAGAGCCACGGACCTACAAGCCCCTCGAGGCGCTCCCTGATGTGCCTTACGTGCCGACCGGCGGCGGCAAGACCCTGCTGGCGGCCGAGACGATCCGCCTGGCCACCCGAAGCTATCCGCGCCGCACATGGCCCCTGACGCTTTGGTTCGTGCCCTCGGACGCGATCAAGTCCCAGACGGTGGATGCGCTGAAGGACCGGACCCATCCCTATCGTCGCAGGCTCGACGAGAATTTCGGCGGGCATGTCCGCGTCTTCGACATCACCGAGTTCGAGATGCTGCGCCCGCAGGATCTGGCGCGGTCGGCGTGCGTCGTCGTCTCCACGATCCAGGCCTTCCGGGTGGCGAACACTTCCGGCCGCAAGGTCTATTCTCACCACGAGGAGCTGGAACCGCATTTCTCCGGTGTGCCCACCGACGGGATGGAGGTCGTGTCGCCCGAGGAGGCGGCCGAGAACGACATGCTGACCGAGGGGGCGGTGAAGTTCTCCTTCGCCAACCTGCTCTACCATCAGCGGCCCCTGATGATCGTCGACGAGGCGCACAACGCCGTCTCGGGCCTGACGCGCGAGGTCCAGGCCCGGATCCGGCCGGCCGCCATCGTCGAGTTCACGGCGACCCCGCGCGGCCGCAACAACATCCTGCATTCCGTCACGGCGAGCGCCCTGAAGGACGAGGAGATGATCAAGCTCCCGATCCGGGTCCGGCCGCATGACGACTGGCGCGAGGCTGTGACGGGTGCCGTGGCGACGCGGAACATGCTCGAGGAAAAGGCGAAGCGGGACCGCAATCACATCCGGCCAGTGGTGCTCTACCAAGCGCAGGCGCGGAACGGGCATCCGACGGTCGCGGAGCTCAAGAAGTATCTCATCGAGGAGAAGCTGATCCCCGAGGACCGGATCAAGATCGCGACCGGGGAGCAGCGCGAGCTGGATGGGGTGAACCTGCGCGATCCTGCAGAGCAGACCCGCCACGTGATCACGGTGGACGCGCTGAAGGAGGGCTGGGATTGCCCCTCGGCCTACGTCCTGTGCGCCACCCAGAGGCTCCAGAGCCGGGGCGCCGTCGAGCAGCTCCTGGGGCGGGTCCTGCGCATGCCCTACGCGGCGCGCCGGAAGAACGCGGCCCTGAACTGCGCCTATGCCCATGTCTCGGAGCCCTCGTTCCGCGAGGCGGCGCAGGCGCTGACCGACAAGCTGATCGACATGGGATTCACAGACGAGGAGGTCCGGGAGTCCCTGAAGCCGCGCGGGGTGGAGCAGAATGACCAGGGAGATCTCTTCGATCCTGATCCCGTGCGCCCGAAGCCCGTCCTTCAGTTCACCGTGCCAGACAGCCAGGATGCTCGTGAGCGCTTGAATGGCTGGCAGGACGAGGGTGTCGACTACATCCAGCGCGATGACGGCACTTTGGTCGTCGGCGTGAAGGGCGAGGTGACCGACGAGATCGCCCAGGGCGTCCGCGAGATCACGCGGGAGGAAGATCATGCCCATTTCGATGCTCAGCTCGAAAAGCATCGGGCAACTGTCGAGGCCAGCCGCACGCTCGCCCAGAAGGGGCATGTCATCGAGATCCCCCAGCTTCTGGTGGAATTGGTGGGCGAGACCTTTCTCGCCGAGACCGATGCGATTATGGAGCGCGTCGACTGGTCCCTTGATCGACATCCGGCCCGCCTGACCGAACAGGAGCTGAGCTTCCACAAGTCCCAGGACGTCATCGAGATCGACCTCGAGGGTGAGAAGCTGGTCTACAGTCGCATGACAGAAGAGCAGCCGATCCTGTCCGGCCTGCATGCTCCTTCGGACGCGGACCTCGAAGCCTCTCTCGTGCAATGGCTGGAGCGCGAATGCCGGGTGCCCGATGTTCCGCAGGCGGAGATGCTGCCGTGGATGGCCGCCATCGTGGCAGACCTGGTCACGAACAGGGAAGTCAGCATCCGCACCCTGATCGACTGGCAGCACCAGATCGCGGCGCGGATCCGGTGGAAGATCCAGGTGATCCGCAATGAGGAAAAGACCCGAGCGCACCAGATGGCGCTGTTCGACGATCAGGCGAAACCGACCTGGTCCGACAGCAACGTGGTTCGGTTCGACGACACGATCTACCAGAACGTGCCCACGCAGACGATCGGAGCATTCCGGTTCAACCGGCACCTGCTCGGTGCCGATCGAGCCCCTCTCATCGATGGAGACCTCAACGGCGAGGAATTCCAGTGTGCCTGGAGCCTCGACAGCCTTGAGGAGGTCGATGTCTGGGTCCGGAACGTAGCGCGGCATCCGGACTCGTTCTCGCTGCCGCGGGTCGGTCGTCGGTTCTACCCGGACTTCGTGGCGAAGCTCCGAGATGGCCGCATCTTCGTCGTGGAATACAAAGGCGAGCACCTGATCGGTGCGCCCGAGGCGCGCGAGAAGGATGCGATCGGGCGGATCTGGGCCCGCACTACGGGGAATGTATTCCTCATGGTGCGGAAGGTGGCCCATGGCGTCGAGATGGCCGATCAGATGAGGAATGCCTTGACGAAGTAA
- a CDS encoding site-specific DNA-methyltransferase produces MPLLHWLTRDEDLRAADRVPYRLLDEVPDLRAGESDEGLLVQGDNLEALKALLPFYAGRVKCIYIDPPYNTRSAFEHYDDSLEHAKWLAMIVPRLMLLREFLREDGSIWMSIDDREGHYLKVVMDEIFGRRNFRCTFIWRKVDSPNDNKVPITPDHEFILVYEKNSEQAGFRQKSDEGLLESYRMTDEEPRPHRDRLIKKNGKNSLRADRPTMFFPIEAPDGTDAWPIHDDGREANWAFGKKGIEQLRKEGRLIWKQRERLGEIVWVPYSREFASNDPKRPNETIWTNEHTTRQAKAHARELLPSVQPIDTIKPEKLISRILHIATNPGDLVLDSFVGSGTTAAVAHKMGRRWIAVEMGEHARTHCALRMQKVIEGEQGGISKDVGWEGGGGFRFCTLGPAVFDEDGRIDPAIRFADLARHVWFSETRQPMTDTPAGPLLGVHGERAVALLYNGILKDRSPGGGNVLTRAVLKLIRDDLATAAPGFEGDLVVYGAACRLSEATLKDQGILFRQTPYDISART; encoded by the coding sequence ATGCCGCTGCTACATTGGCTGACGAGGGATGAGGATCTGCGGGCGGCGGATCGGGTGCCGTATCGGCTGCTCGACGAGGTGCCCGATCTGAGAGCCGGAGAGAGCGACGAGGGGCTGCTGGTGCAGGGCGACAACCTCGAGGCCCTGAAGGCGCTCCTGCCCTTCTACGCGGGCCGGGTGAAGTGCATCTACATCGACCCGCCCTACAACACCCGGTCTGCCTTCGAGCATTACGACGACAGCCTCGAGCATGCGAAATGGCTGGCCATGATCGTGCCGCGCTTGATGCTGCTGCGCGAGTTCCTGAGAGAGGACGGGTCAATCTGGATGTCGATCGATGATCGCGAAGGTCACTACCTCAAGGTCGTCATGGACGAGATATTCGGCCGAAGGAATTTTCGGTGCACCTTCATCTGGAGGAAGGTGGACAGTCCGAACGATAACAAAGTCCCAATTACGCCGGATCACGAGTTCATTCTCGTCTACGAGAAGAATTCTGAACAGGCGGGCTTTCGGCAGAAGAGCGACGAAGGCCTCCTTGAATCTTATCGCATGACCGACGAAGAGCCGCGTCCCCACCGGGATCGATTGATTAAGAAGAATGGAAAGAACTCTTTGCGGGCTGACAGGCCGACAATGTTCTTCCCGATCGAAGCTCCAGATGGAACGGATGCATGGCCGATACATGACGACGGACGTGAAGCCAACTGGGCCTTCGGCAAGAAAGGCATCGAACAACTGCGCAAGGAAGGCCGCCTTATCTGGAAGCAGCGAGAGAGACTGGGCGAAATAGTCTGGGTTCCATACAGCCGAGAATTCGCGAGCAACGATCCCAAACGTCCTAACGAGACAATATGGACAAATGAACACACCACCCGGCAGGCGAAAGCTCACGCAAGAGAACTCCTACCAAGTGTTCAGCCGATCGACACGATAAAACCAGAGAAGCTGATCTCCCGGATTCTCCATATCGCCACCAACCCTGGCGACCTCGTCCTCGACAGCTTCGTGGGCTCCGGAACGACGGCAGCCGTCGCCCACAAGATGGGCCGCCGATGGATCGCGGTCGAGATGGGCGAGCATGCCCGCACCCATTGCGCCCTGCGTATGCAGAAGGTCATCGAAGGCGAACAGGGCGGCATCTCGAAGGATGTCGGCTGGGAGGGCGGCGGCGGCTTCCGCTTCTGCACCCTCGGCCCGGCGGTCTTCGACGAGGACGGCCGGATCGACCCGGCCATCCGCTTTGCCGACCTCGCCCGCCATGTGTGGTTCTCCGAGACCCGGCAGCCCATGACCGACACCCCGGCCGGCCCTCTTCTGGGCGTGCATGGCGAGCGGGCCGTCGCCCTGCTCTACAACGGCATCCTGAAGGATCGCAGCCCCGGGGGCGGCAATGTCCTGACCCGCGCGGTGCTGAAACTGATCCGGGATGACCTCGCCACGGCCGCGCCGGGTTTCGAGGGCGATCTGGTCGTCTACGGCGCCGCCTGCCGCCTGTCCGAGGCCACGCTGAAGGATCAGGGCATCCTGTTCCGCCAGACCCCCTACGACATCTCGGCGAGGACGTAA
- a CDS encoding ImmA/IrrE family metallo-endopeptidase yields MIENRIRPIHSEHDYRSAISRVEDLMEKERSEAENDELDVLATLVEVYEDQHFPMDAPDPISAIRFRMEQMELSQSDLSPILGSRAKVSEILGGKRSLTLKMIRALHSHLGIPADVLIRGGSSLPEAPAGIDLDSFPFAEMAKKGWINKTADFKDRAEEIVQDLVACAGGQEALPKALFRQGGGARANAKTDVNALQAWCLHVLCEARNSELKGVYDPETMDFDFLRELARLSTFDQGPKLAKERLAKHGIALVAVEHLQKTYLDGAALWTIDKIPVVGMTIRYDRLDNFWFCLLHELAHLWLHFPDGSDGVFIDDLQLRERHHEKDDDREREADNVAQEALIPSDLWNEHPVRQRPSVQNVLSLARQADVHPAIVAGRVRHETGNYRLLSQFVGAREVRPLLIEGAA; encoded by the coding sequence ATGATTGAGAATCGTATTCGACCAATTCACTCAGAGCACGATTATCGCTCTGCAATTTCTCGGGTTGAGGACCTCATGGAAAAGGAGCGCTCCGAAGCGGAGAATGATGAACTCGACGTCCTTGCGACACTTGTCGAGGTATATGAAGATCAGCATTTTCCAATGGATGCACCTGATCCAATAAGTGCAATTAGATTCCGCATGGAACAGATGGAGTTGAGCCAAAGCGACTTGTCGCCGATTCTTGGGAGCCGGGCGAAGGTATCCGAAATTTTAGGCGGGAAACGTAGCCTTACTCTCAAGATGATTCGTGCCCTGCACTCGCACTTAGGTATCCCGGCGGATGTTCTTATTCGGGGCGGCAGCAGCCTCCCGGAAGCCCCGGCTGGCATCGATCTCGATTCCTTCCCTTTTGCTGAAATGGCAAAGAAGGGTTGGATAAATAAAACTGCGGATTTCAAAGATCGCGCTGAAGAAATCGTGCAAGACTTGGTCGCTTGCGCCGGTGGTCAAGAGGCGCTTCCCAAGGCGCTTTTTCGGCAAGGTGGGGGCGCAAGAGCAAATGCCAAGACTGATGTAAATGCTCTGCAGGCATGGTGCCTTCATGTGCTCTGTGAAGCCCGCAACTCCGAACTGAAAGGAGTATACGATCCAGAGACGATGGATTTCGATTTCCTTCGTGAGCTGGCCCGCCTTAGTACTTTCGATCAAGGGCCAAAACTTGCTAAGGAAAGGCTTGCAAAACATGGTATTGCCTTGGTGGCTGTCGAACATCTACAGAAGACCTACCTTGACGGTGCAGCGCTCTGGACGATCGACAAGATTCCAGTTGTGGGCATGACGATCCGATACGATCGGCTCGACAATTTCTGGTTTTGCCTGCTCCATGAACTTGCTCACCTTTGGCTGCATTTTCCGGACGGGAGCGACGGGGTTTTCATCGATGATCTGCAGCTCCGAGAACGCCATCATGAAAAAGATGACGATCGAGAGCGGGAGGCCGATAACGTGGCGCAAGAAGCCTTGATACCATCTGATCTCTGGAACGAACATCCGGTGCGACAGCGACCCAGTGTGCAGAATGTCTTGTCCTTGGCCCGTCAAGCGGATGTGCATCCTGCAATTGTCGCCGGCCGCGTGCGACATGAGACAGGAAACTATAGGCTACTTTCGCAGTTTGTCGGTGCGAGAGAGGTACGCCCTCTACTGATAGAAGGAGCCGCATGA
- a CDS encoding type II toxin-antitoxin system HigB family toxin: MRIISRPTLRAFGERFPDAKTQLDAWWAEAKRASWRTPSDIKELYRNASILKGGRVVFNICGNKYRLVVKFDYEMGIGLIRFVGTHKEYDQINAEDV, translated from the coding sequence ATGAGGATCATTTCTCGGCCTACACTGCGTGCTTTCGGAGAGCGTTTTCCGGATGCGAAGACTCAGCTCGATGCTTGGTGGGCGGAGGCGAAACGAGCGTCTTGGAGAACACCTTCGGACATCAAGGAGCTGTATCGGAATGCAAGCATTCTCAAGGGCGGACGAGTGGTCTTTAACATCTGCGGGAACAAATATCGACTGGTAGTCAAGTTTGACTACGAAATGGGGATTGGGCTGATCAGGTTTGTAGGAACCCACAAGGAATACGATCAGATAAATGCGGAGGATGTGTGA
- a CDS encoding DUF6538 domain-containing protein, which translates to MPSDTARHVELRGKTYYLRMRVPNEFADVEPLREINRSLKTRDLVVAEARCANVRLALFNEWRARRAGRAADTRATFDASVDLLKAWGMTFSPMDELITGPVNDLLSRIEAIANVDPLSPAVPAALGAIELPDMTLHEMAQRMPILKANDIRAKNARQRREWCGNFKRAARDFIAQIGERTILTISEQDATDYEAHWKKLAEPGGVTTNYANKQIRYVRQMIDAHYDDIRMPKSRRNNVFKGLGVGKLIYADDERKKLPLPETWVRNRLINDRILEGLEQESSDIAIIAATGGCRASEIYDVPESDIHLDHPIPHIRFRVVLDGPDRRELKSKASTRVLVLQGPALAAMRRNPTGFPGHRGKAKFSGPVNKFLRENGLFPPLPEGEDGRYVISGTRHSFEDRMKAAGIKNEERAFLMGHSIGRVRGRPVYGSELDLPLRALLQEMVAYDGDGWSPRPIADLWEEVDRLLEEKGHRLR; encoded by the coding sequence ATGCCGTCAGACACCGCACGCCATGTCGAGTTGCGTGGCAAGACCTACTACCTCCGCATGCGGGTTCCGAATGAGTTTGCAGACGTCGAACCCCTCCGAGAGATCAACAGGTCTCTGAAGACGAGAGACCTCGTCGTGGCCGAAGCACGCTGTGCCAACGTCAGGCTTGCTCTCTTCAACGAGTGGAGGGCACGCCGCGCAGGTCGGGCCGCGGATACACGAGCAACATTCGATGCCTCGGTCGACCTACTGAAGGCCTGGGGGATGACCTTCAGCCCAATGGATGAACTGATTACAGGGCCTGTCAACGACCTCCTGTCCCGGATCGAGGCCATTGCCAATGTGGATCCTCTGTCCCCGGCAGTCCCGGCGGCACTCGGAGCCATCGAACTCCCCGATATGACCCTCCACGAGATGGCTCAGCGCATGCCCATCCTGAAGGCGAATGACATTCGCGCCAAGAACGCACGTCAGCGTCGTGAGTGGTGCGGGAATTTCAAGCGCGCTGCGCGAGATTTCATCGCTCAGATCGGTGAACGGACGATACTCACGATCTCGGAGCAAGATGCGACCGACTATGAGGCCCACTGGAAGAAGCTCGCTGAACCGGGTGGAGTGACCACAAACTATGCCAATAAACAAATCAGATATGTTCGTCAGATGATTGACGCACATTATGATGATATTCGAATGCCGAAGAGTAGGCGCAATAACGTCTTCAAGGGACTGGGCGTGGGGAAGCTGATATACGCAGATGATGAGCGGAAGAAGCTTCCGCTTCCTGAGACATGGGTGAGGAACCGCCTGATCAACGACCGCATCCTCGAAGGATTGGAACAGGAGTCGTCAGACATCGCAATCATCGCGGCGACCGGTGGCTGCCGTGCATCGGAAATATACGATGTGCCCGAATCCGATATTCATCTGGACCACCCGATTCCCCACATCAGATTTCGCGTCGTTCTGGATGGGCCAGATCGGCGTGAGTTAAAGAGCAAGGCGTCAACGCGGGTTCTCGTCCTCCAAGGGCCGGCGTTGGCGGCAATGCGCCGAAATCCGACAGGATTTCCCGGGCATCGGGGGAAAGCGAAGTTCTCTGGGCCAGTGAACAAGTTCCTTCGAGAGAACGGTCTGTTCCCTCCGCTCCCTGAAGGTGAAGATGGCCGCTACGTCATCAGCGGCACACGCCACTCATTCGAAGATCGCATGAAGGCGGCCGGCATCAAGAACGAGGAGCGTGCCTTTCTCATGGGGCATTCGATAGGTCGCGTCCGTGGCAGACCGGTATACGGAAGTGAACTCGACCTACCGCTTCGTGCTCTGTTGCAGGAAATGGTAGCTTACGACGGCGATGGCTGGTCACCGCGGCCGATCGCCGACCTTTGGGAAGAAGTGGACAGGCTTCTCGAAGAAAAAGGCCATCGTCTCCGATAG
- a CDS encoding toll/interleukin-1 receptor domain-containing protein, whose translation MKTFVSYSHRDEATLERLKAHLSPLRRDGRIETWYDREIRAGGEIDGEISAELEACDIVFLLISPDFLNSDYCMDTEMTRAMERHDEGTARVIPIIVEDCYWKSSPFMKLKALPKDGKPISNWTNENTAFLNIVEEVARVLDEMDEALVSAPGGATRPEAQPRKYRVQRHFDDIDRSDFRDQAFDEIRRYFQEAAAELDTLEELRGRFTARSDKKFSCTVVNRSRMQGGTAHITVRCSTGGHGFGDISYVFAEDSADNTSNGGFNVENDDYEMFLTATMNFMRGNQEDRMTPHQAAESLWTESLQQAGVSLA comes from the coding sequence ATGAAAACCTTCGTTTCCTACTCCCACCGCGACGAAGCCACTCTGGAAAGGCTGAAAGCCCACCTTTCCCCCCTTCGACGCGATGGCCGTATCGAAACTTGGTATGACCGCGAGATTCGCGCCGGCGGCGAGATCGACGGAGAGATCTCGGCCGAGCTGGAAGCCTGTGACATCGTCTTCCTTCTGATCAGCCCGGACTTCCTGAACTCGGACTACTGCATGGACACCGAGATGACCCGAGCCATGGAGCGTCACGACGAGGGAACAGCACGGGTAATCCCGATCATCGTGGAAGACTGCTATTGGAAGTCGAGTCCATTCATGAAGCTCAAGGCGCTGCCGAAGGACGGGAAGCCGATCAGCAACTGGACCAATGAGAACACCGCCTTCCTGAACATCGTCGAAGAAGTTGCCCGCGTCCTCGATGAAATGGATGAGGCGCTTGTTTCGGCGCCAGGCGGCGCAACCCGCCCGGAGGCGCAGCCACGGAAGTATCGGGTCCAGCGGCACTTCGATGACATCGATCGGAGTGACTTTCGAGACCAGGCATTCGATGAGATCCGGAGATATTTCCAGGAGGCGGCGGCCGAGTTGGACACCCTTGAGGAACTCCGCGGTCGGTTCACGGCGAGGTCCGACAAGAAATTCTCCTGCACGGTGGTGAATCGCAGCCGGATGCAGGGCGGGACCGCGCACATCACCGTCCGTTGCTCGACGGGCGGCCATGGGTTCGGGGACATCTCTTATGTCTTCGCGGAAGACTCTGCGGACAACACATCCAATGGGGGCTTCAACGTCGAGAACGACGATTACGAGATGTTCCTGACGGCCACGATGAACTTCATGCGGGGCAACCAGGAAGATCGCATGACGCCCCACCAGGCGGCAGAGAGCCTCTGGACGGAATCCCTGCAGCAAGCGGGAGTGAGCCTTGCCTGA
- a CDS encoding MobA/MobL family protein, with the protein MKHAACHFSISPLTRGKTAGAVARAAYIARCRLHDERTGQTFSYVRRGGLLAEGAVNWVTGIERLWNEAERAETKRNARMAREIKVSIPAELPLDEMRRLVHGYCCNLKDRYGLAAQWAIHAPRFHDRSDGREVERRYRAGTIDQEEYLRILADPERTNLNFHAHILKSVREKDSDTGFFGEKIHSLDRGPGRSSEFRDMRGEWEIRTNAALQRVGSDARVDLRSNEEMAAAGDAPVGLVAQPHVGPQASHGAAPHYAGRVKARKETQEHNAEIWMAWEQRRALERERARLEASERIAAEREAARKVEAAAERRKIADAKTEQEARDAAREAVHSTSLRSGYEDVIAMAQRGEKMEMPEGQDVEIDPETYVREVSYTPFKKAIKVRRKAPVRVRTRSG; encoded by the coding sequence ATGAAACACGCTGCATGCCATTTTTCCATCTCGCCACTGACGCGTGGGAAGACCGCTGGTGCCGTCGCCCGGGCCGCCTACATCGCGCGCTGCCGCCTGCACGATGAGCGGACAGGGCAGACCTTTTCCTACGTGCGGCGCGGCGGGCTCTTGGCGGAAGGGGCTGTCAATTGGGTGACTGGTATCGAACGGCTCTGGAACGAAGCCGAGCGCGCTGAAACAAAGAGGAATGCGCGCATGGCGCGTGAGATCAAGGTGTCGATCCCGGCCGAGCTGCCGCTCGACGAGATGCGCCGGCTGGTTCACGGTTATTGCTGCAATCTCAAGGACAGATACGGACTGGCCGCGCAATGGGCGATCCACGCCCCGCGCTTTCACGACAGGTCGGACGGCCGGGAAGTAGAGCGTCGGTATCGGGCCGGGACTATCGATCAGGAAGAATACCTCAGAATCCTCGCAGACCCTGAACGAACCAACCTCAACTTTCATGCTCACATCCTCAAGTCCGTCCGGGAGAAGGATTCGGACACCGGATTCTTCGGGGAGAAGATCCACAGCCTTGACCGCGGACCAGGGCGTTCTTCCGAGTTTCGGGACATGCGGGGCGAGTGGGAAATTCGGACTAATGCTGCTCTGCAACGCGTAGGTTCTGATGCGCGGGTCGATCTGCGATCCAATGAAGAAATGGCGGCCGCGGGCGATGCGCCGGTAGGCTTGGTCGCACAGCCGCACGTCGGGCCTCAGGCAAGCCACGGTGCCGCGCCTCACTACGCTGGTCGCGTGAAGGCGCGGAAAGAGACCCAAGAGCATAACGCCGAAATTTGGATGGCCTGGGAGCAGCGCCGCGCTCTTGAACGGGAGCGGGCGCGGCTCGAGGCATCCGAAAGGATCGCGGCCGAGAGGGAGGCCGCGCGCAAGGTTGAGGCCGCGGCCGAGAGGCGCAAGATCGCTGATGCGAAGACGGAACAGGAGGCACGAGACGCCGCGCGGGAGGCGGTGCACAGCACATCCCTGCGGTCAGGATACGAGGACGTCATCGCTATGGCTCAGAGAGGCGAGAAGATGGAAATGCCCGAAGGTCAGGATGTCGAGATCGATCCAGAAACTTACGTGCGCGAGGTGTCGTACACTCCCTTCAAGAAAGCGATCAAGGTCCGACGCAAGGCGCCGGTCCGCGTCCGTACGAGGTCCGGCTGA